In the genome of Pogona vitticeps strain Pit_001003342236 chromosome 13, PviZW2.1, whole genome shotgun sequence, one region contains:
- the LOC110091684 gene encoding QRFP-like peptide receptor yields the protein MNNSLSFTALGGLLGWWKPENQSSVGQLNGSQELGWAELEKLLFLFDKDPVTISLTVMYLVSFLVGFIGNVMSLRMLTRKRSSRMPRLSATRSLLINLAICDLMVVCVCMPITAGNLIYKAWVYGDFLCRAVPFIQAVSVSASVLSLTVISLNRYYSVHNPLNARSFFTRRKIWSTILVVWVLSSGICTPLIFMNKMDEIGVVPGLLLVFPICREIWPQERVRQAYSFLLFCILYCLPVLFNLVICCLTVHRLWSPTRPLRDSVAVNHVLPASRLKIRKKVAQMVVALVLLFAISWLPIYMVDIWIEFNSPKSLGDASPSWILLLRPFAQWLSLTNSSLNPICYCFVGNLYRSAKEIKSKYHQKMASLLSFSSSDKSLPSSVPELLSYKGSTGSSTKNPERVGPVGRRGQTPHSPRTRV from the coding sequence ATGAACAACTCCTTGAGTTTTACGGCACTTGGGGGTCTGCTAGGGTGGTGGAAACCAGAGAATCAGTCTTCAGTTGGGCAACTCAACGGGAGCCAAGAACTGGGCTGGGCAGAGCTGGAGAAATTGCTCTTCCTGTTTGATAAAGACCCCGTCACCATCAGCCTCACGGTCATGTACTTGGTGTCTTTCTTGGTGGGCTTCATTGGCAACGTCATGTCGCTCCGGATGCTCACCAGGAAGCGCAGCAGCCGGATGCCAAGGCTGAGCGCCACCCGGAGCCTTTTGATCAACTTGGCCATTTGCGACCTGATGGTGGTTTGCGTCTGCATGCCCATCACAGCGGGCAACTTGATTTACAAAGCTTGGGTCTACGGGGACTTCTTATGCCGAGCGGTACCTTTTATCCAAGCCGTGTCAGTCTCAGCCAGTGTCCTTAGCCTGACGGTGATCAGCTTGAACCGGTACTACAGTGTGCACAACCCCCTCAATGCCAGATCCTTTTTCACTCGTAGGAAGATCTGGAGTACCATTCTGGTGGTCTGGGTTTTATCGTCAGGGATTTGCACGCCCCTTATATTTATGAACAAAATGGATGAGATTGGAGTGGTACCAGGCCTTCTGCTGGTGTTCCCCATCTGTAGGGAAATTTGGCCCCAGGAGAGGGTCAGACAAGCCTAcagcttcctcctcttctgcattCTCTACTGCCTGCCTGTCTTGTTCAACCTGGTCATTTGCTGCTTGACTGTCCACAGACTATGGAGTCCCACCAGACCGCTAAGGGACAGCGTTGCTGTGAATCATGTCTTGCCAGCGTCCAGGCTGAAGATCCGCAAGAAGGTGGCCCAAATGGTGGTGGCGTTGGTCCTGCTCTTTGCCATCTCTTGGCTGCCCATTTACATGGTGGACATCTGGATTGAGTTCAACAGTCCCAAGTCCTTAGGGGATGCCTCGCCGTCTTGGATCCTGCTGCTCCGGCCTTTCGCGCAGTGGCTCAGCCTTACCAACTCCAGCCTCAACCCGATCTGCTATTGCTTCGTGGGCAACCTTTACAGGTCGGCCAAGGAAATAAAGAGCAAATACCACCAGAAAATGGCCTCTCTgctcagcttctcctcctccgACAAGAGTTTGCCCTCATCGGTTCCTGAGCTGCTGTCATACAAGGGCTCCACAGGGTCCTCAACCAAAAACCCTGAGCGTGTCGGGCCGGTTGGGAGGAGGGGCCAGACGCCTCATAGTCCAAGAACTCGAGTGTAA